One Skermanella pratensis genomic window, GCGACATCGACCGCGAGGCCCGCGCCTCCCGCGCGGCGATCGGCGTGGTTCCCCAGGAGCTGAACATCGACCCGTTCTTCACCCCGCGGGAGCTGCTGAACCTCCAGGCCGGCCTGTACGGCGTGCCCAAGCAGGAGCGCATCACCGAGGACCTGCTGAAGGCGGTGGGTCTCCAGGACAAGGCCGACGCCTATGCCCGGACCCTGTCGGGCGGCATGCGGCGGCGCCTGATGGTGGCCAAGGCGATGGTGCATTCCCCGCCGGTGCTGGTGCTGGACGAGCCGACCGCCGGCGTCGACATCGAGCTGCGCCAAATGCTGTGGGAGCAGGTCCGGGTGCTCAACCGCGCCGGCACGACGGTGCTGCTGACCACCCACTACCTCCAGGAGGCGGAGGAGCTGTGCGATACCATCGCGATCATCAACCACGGCCAGGTGGTGGCGATGGACAGCACGAAGGCCCTGCTGCGCCGGCTCGACAGCAAGGCGCTGGTCATCCAGCTCGACCGCGACCTGGCGGCGGTGCCCGCCGGGCTGGAAGGCTTGCAGGTCGAGCTGCCGGAGCCGCGCCGGCTGGTGGTGCGCTACAAGCCGAGCCGCACCCGCGTCGGCGACGTGCTGGCGGCGATCCAGGCGGCCGGGCTGACGATCCAGGACCTCAGCACGGTGGAAGCCGACCTGGAGGACATCTTCCTCCAGCTGACCCGGGGCTCCCATGACGCTGAGGCCGGCGATCCGGCCCTGGTTCCGGGATCGCGGCGCTGACCGGGGCCGCGCGCGGATGGCGCCGCCGTCCCGGGCCGGACGCCCGCGGGCGCGGATCGCGCTCCTTGCCGCGCTGCTGCTGGCGGCAGGGTGCTCCGCCACCTTCCAGCCGAGGGGACCGATGGTCCGGGCACCTGACCTGACGGCGGAACGGATCGTCACGCCGGACGGCGTGGCGCTGCCGATGCGCGTCTGGACGGCGGAACCGGGCGGGCCGCCGATCCGCGCGGTCGTCCTGGCGCTGCACGGGTTCAACGACTATTCCAACGCGTTCGAGGGGGCCGGGCGCTTCTTCGCGGCCCACGGCCTCGCGACCTACGCCTACGACCAGCGCGGCTTCGGCGCCCACGACAGGCCCGGCATCTGGCCCACCGCGGACACCCTGGTCGCCGACCTGCACACGGCGGCGGTGCTGGTGCGCAGGCGGCATCCCGGCCTCCCCCTGTACCTGCTGGGCGAGAGCATGGGCGGAGCGGTGATCCTGAGCGCGCTGGCCGGTCCGCCCCCGCCGGGGTTCGAACCGCTGGAGCCGGCGGGCACGATCCTGTCTGCCCCGGCGGTGTGGGACCGCGACTCCATGACCACGCTCCAGCGCACGGCGCTCTGGGTCAGCTACCGCACGGTCCCGTGGCTGCGGCTGACGGCGCCGCGCGAGCTGAAGATCAAGCCCTCGGACAATATCGAGATGCTGCGCGGGCTGAGCCGCGACCCGCTGGTGATCAAGGGCACCCGGGTCGACGCGGTCGAGGGGCTGGTCCGGCTGATGAGCCGCGCCTCGGCGGCGGTACCGAGGTTGCCGGCGCCGGCCCTGGTGCTCTATGGCCGCAACGAGCAGGTGATCCCGCGCGCGCCGATCGAGAAGGCGCTCGCGGCAATGCCCCGCCGCGTGCACGTCGCGGTCTACGATCAGGGCTATCACATGCTGATGCGGGATCTCCAGGGGGAGACGGTGCTGCGCGACATGGTCAGCTGGATCGGCGATCCCTCGGCGCCCCTGCCCAGCGGCGCCCACCGTCAGCCCTTCTCCGAACCGGCGGGCACCGAGATGGCAGGCCGGTGAATGGACCTTCTCGGCACGTCGCGGGTTTCCCCTTGACGGTTATGACGATGGGAGGAAGCGGAATGGCTGACACGCTACGGGACGGCGCG contains:
- a CDS encoding alpha/beta hydrolase, producing the protein MTLRPAIRPWFRDRGADRGRARMAPPSRAGRPRARIALLAALLLAAGCSATFQPRGPMVRAPDLTAERIVTPDGVALPMRVWTAEPGGPPIRAVVLALHGFNDYSNAFEGAGRFFAAHGLATYAYDQRGFGAHDRPGIWPTADTLVADLHTAAVLVRRRHPGLPLYLLGESMGGAVILSALAGPPPPGFEPLEPAGTILSAPAVWDRDSMTTLQRTALWVSYRTVPWLRLTAPRELKIKPSDNIEMLRGLSRDPLVIKGTRVDAVEGLVRLMSRASAAVPRLPAPALVLYGRNEQVIPRAPIEKALAAMPRRVHVAVYDQGYHMLMRDLQGETVLRDMVSWIGDPSAPLPSGAHRQPFSEPAGTEMAGR
- a CDS encoding ABC transporter ATP-binding protein; the protein is MNSSSTSLPAAEPRLPTTPLPACAVEVRGLTKTYKAAGRAPAKEALKGIDLAIPRGSLFGLLGPNGAGKSTLINILAGLVNKTGGEARIWGRDIDREARASRAAIGVVPQELNIDPFFTPRELLNLQAGLYGVPKQERITEDLLKAVGLQDKADAYARTLSGGMRRRLMVAKAMVHSPPVLVLDEPTAGVDIELRQMLWEQVRVLNRAGTTVLLTTHYLQEAEELCDTIAIINHGQVVAMDSTKALLRRLDSKALVIQLDRDLAAVPAGLEGLQVELPEPRRLVVRYKPSRTRVGDVLAAIQAAGLTIQDLSTVEADLEDIFLQLTRGSHDAEAGDPALVPGSRR